CAAGAATGCCCAGAAAAAATATGATGACACCCTGCAAAAGTAGGGAAGCTGCTTTATCTATTTGATGCGTAGGTAAAACCCAGCTGATAGGAATCAATCTTTTCCTATTGGCTGGGTTTTTATCATATATATCATTAAAAAGGGAGGTATCGATATGATACAAGATGGTTTTTTATACCTTGGCGTTATGATTGGATTAGCTGGACTTATCGCCTATATCGAAAAAAGTTCAGCAAGCCGGTTTTTCAATGTTGTTCCTGGTATTATCCTTATTTATTTGGTTGGCGCCTTTCTGAAAACAACCGGAATTCTCGGTTCTTCAGATGCCATTGACTCAGCCTATAGCAATGTTCGCGGCGCATTACTGCCAACCCTCATTTTATTAATGTTATTGAACTGTGATCTGAGGAAATTGATCAAGTTAGGCCCGAAAATGCTGCTGGGGTATTTTACAGCTGTTGTCAGTATTATCTTAGGATTTGTCATCACTTTTCTTATCTTTAAAGGGCTATACGTATCTGATACGTGGCAGGCGCTTGGGGCGCTAGCGGGAAGCTGGACAGGTGGCTCAGCCAATATGGTCATCATTCAAGGTATTCTCGATGTTCCGGAAAATATTTTTGGTTATGCCCTTATTATGGATACCATCAATTATTCGACATGGGTAATGGCTATGTTTTGGCTGGTTCCTTTTGCAGCGATTTTTAATCGCTGGGCGAAGGCGAATACATCGCACTTAGATGAAGTGAGTTCTGAACTCATCGCTGAACACGAAGAAAAGCAGGACCAATCGGTGTCCTTTGTTCATATCATTGGTTTGTTTGCGATCGGTCTGTTCACGGCTGCAGTTGCGACAAAAGTAGGCAGTCTGTTACCGGAGTTTGGAACGATTGTGAGTACGACGACGTGGACCATTTTTATTGTATCTATTATTGGTATTTTACTAGCGATGACAAAGGTTTCGAAGATCCCAGGTTCGATGGATGTGGCCAATGTTTTGCTTTATGTCGTCATAGCGCTGATCGCCTCGCGTGCCGATTTCTCTGATCTGTTACAGGCACCGATCTATATTGTTTCTGGTTTCATGATCCTTCTTGTGCACGCTGTGATCATGGCGTTGGTGGCTAAGTTGTTCAAACTCGACTTGTTCACACTAGGTGTCTCAAGCTTAGCCAATATCGGTGGTATGGCGTCAGCGCCGCTTTTAGCAGGGGCGTACAATCGGGCTCTCATTCCCATCGGTGTATTAATGGCACTTGCGGGATCATTTATGGGAACTTACTTCGGATTAATAACGGCCAAGA
This window of the Tuberibacillus sp. Marseille-P3662 genome carries:
- a CDS encoding DUF819 family protein, yielding MIQDGFLYLGVMIGLAGLIAYIEKSSASRFFNVVPGIILIYLVGAFLKTTGILGSSDAIDSAYSNVRGALLPTLILLMLLNCDLRKLIKLGPKMLLGYFTAVVSIILGFVITFLIFKGLYVSDTWQALGALAGSWTGGSANMVIIQGILDVPENIFGYALIMDTINYSTWVMAMFWLVPFAAIFNRWAKANTSHLDEVSSELIAEHEEKQDQSVSFVHIIGLFAIGLFTAAVATKVGSLLPEFGTIVSTTTWTIFIVSIIGILLAMTKVSKIPGSMDVANVLLYVVIALIASRADFSDLLQAPIYIVSGFMILLVHAVIMALVAKLFKLDLFTLGVSSLANIGGMASAPLLAGAYNRALIPIGVLMALAGSFMGTYFGLITAKILSVL